The Arachis hypogaea cultivar Tifrunner chromosome 16, arahy.Tifrunner.gnm2.J5K5, whole genome shotgun sequence genome contains a region encoding:
- the LOC112754122 gene encoding GATA transcription factor 9-like — METPSFFQNSFCSQFTSDDGDNNNNNNNTAVSTGDNFIVEDLLDFSNDDGIIANNNGVVATLDSVTGNSGSANSSNTTVVESCNSSSFSFSGCEPSIIADIGSRSLVDGHFSGELCVPYDDLAELEWLSNFVEESFSSEDLQKMQLISGMKRPNDDASSEAHKFRAEPNRKSPIFNSEVSVPAKARSKRSRVPPCNWTSRLLVLSPTPTPTTSSSSEPDVMVPISTPTPVSFTIPVTGKKPGKTTGRKKEGGDCGSGDGRKCLHCATDKTPQWRTGPMGPKTLCNACGVRYKSGRLVPEYRPAASPTFVLTKHSNSHRKVLELRRQKEMMRAQQHHHQHQQQFIQHHHHHQNMMFDVPTNADDYLIHQHVGPDFRQLI, encoded by the exons atggaaacACCAAGTTTTTTTCAAAACAGCTTCTGCTCTCAATTCACCTCTGATGATGgcgacaacaacaataacaataacaacaccgCTGTAAGCACAGGAGACAATTTCATCGTGGAAGATCTCCTTGACTTTTCGAACGATGACGGTATCATTGCCAACAATAACGGTGTTGTTGCCACCTTGGACTCTGTCACAGGAAACTCTGGTTCAGCCAATTCCTCTAATACTACCGTTGTTGAAAGCTGCAattcctcctccttctctttctctgGTTGCGAACCCAGTATCATTGCGGATATTGGTAGTCGGAGTCTTGTGGATGGTCATTTCTCTGGTGAACTTTGTGTTCcg TATGACGACCTGGCAGAGTTAGAATGGCTTTCCAATTTTGTGGAGGAATCCTTCTCCAGTGAGGATCTACAAAAGATGCAACTCATCTCAGGAATGAAGAGACCAAACGATGATGCTTCATCGGAGGCCCACAAGTTCCGCGCAGAGCCCAACAGAAAAAGCCCAATATTCAACTCAGAAGTGTCAGTGCCAGCCAAGGCCCGTAGCAAGCGGTCTCGTGTGCCTCCATGCAATTGGACTTCGCGCCTACTGGTACTCTCTCCAACTCCGACTCCCACAacgtcatcatcatcagaaccTGATGTGATGGTCCCTATTTCTACTCCAACTCCAGTGTCCTTCACTATTCCGGTCACCGGAAAAAAGCCGGGGAAGACAACAGGCAGAAAAAAAGAAGGTGGGGATTGTGGTTCTGGTGATGGTCGCAAGTGCTTGCATTGTGCTACGGACAAGACACCGCAGTGGCGGACTGGGCCCATGGGCCCTAAGACGTTGTGCAATGCTTGTGGTGTGAGGTACAAGTCAGGCCGTCTTGTGCCAGAGTACAGGCCCGCGGCAAGCCCAACGTTTGTGTTAACTAAGCACTCTAACTCACATCGAAAGGTTTTGGAGCTTCGTAGACAAAAGGAGATGATGAGAGCACAACAACACCATCATCAACACCAACAACAGTTCatacaacatcatcatcatcaccagaACATGATGTTTGATGTACCCACAAACGCTGATGATTACTTGATCCACCAACATGTTGGGCCCGATTTCAGGCAGTTGATTTAG